Proteins encoded by one window of Clostridium bornimense:
- the galU gene encoding UTP--glucose-1-phosphate uridylyltransferase GalU: protein MKVKKAIIPAAGLGTRFLPATKAQPKEMLPIVDKPTIQYIIEEAVASGIEEILIITGKSKRAIEDHFDKSIELEMQLKESGKDDLLKVVEDITNLVDIHYIRQKEPKGLGHAIHCAKTFVGNEPFAVMLGDDVVDSEVPCLKQLIDCFNEYKTSVLGVQKVAEDQVSKYGIVEGIEIEDRVYKVKNLVEKPKEGETNSNTAILGRYIITPRIFDILEHTEPGKGGEIQLTDALQTLMGEEAMYAYNFEGRRYDVGDKLGFLQATVEYALKREELKDDFREYLKSLDL, encoded by the coding sequence ATGAAAGTAAAAAAGGCTATTATACCAGCTGCAGGATTGGGTACTAGGTTCTTGCCAGCTACAAAAGCACAACCAAAGGAGATGCTACCGATAGTAGATAAGCCTACAATTCAATACATAATTGAAGAGGCTGTAGCATCAGGAATAGAAGAGATTCTTATAATAACAGGAAAAAGTAAACGAGCTATAGAGGATCATTTTGATAAATCTATAGAATTAGAAATGCAATTAAAAGAATCAGGTAAAGATGATTTACTTAAGGTCGTTGAAGACATTACAAACTTAGTAGATATACATTATATAAGACAAAAAGAGCCAAAGGGACTTGGACATGCAATTCATTGTGCAAAAACTTTTGTAGGTAATGAACCATTTGCAGTTATGCTTGGTGATGATGTGGTAGATAGTGAAGTGCCATGTTTAAAACAATTAATCGACTGCTTTAATGAATATAAGACATCTGTATTAGGGGTACAAAAGGTAGCAGAAGATCAAGTGTCAAAATATGGTATCGTAGAGGGAATAGAAATAGAAGATAGAGTATACAAGGTTAAGAATCTTGTTGAAAAGCCTAAAGAAGGGGAAACTAATTCTAATACAGCTATATTAGGAAGATACATAATAACTCCAAGAATTTTTGATATTTTAGAGCATACTGAGCCAGGAAAAGGTGGAGAAATTCAACTTACAGATGCACTTCAAACTCTAATGGGGGAAGAAGCAATGTATGCTTACAATTTTGAAGGTAGAAGATATGATGTAGGAGATAAATTAGGATTCTTACAAGCTACTGTGGAGTATGCATTAAAAAGAGAAGAATTAAAAGATGATTTTAGAGAATATTTAAAATCATTAGATTTATAA
- a CDS encoding phospho-sugar mutase, with protein MDYRAKYDEWINSSIIDEDTKSELKAITDEKEIEDRFYKDLEFGTGGLRGVIGAGSNRMNIYTVGLATQGFANYLNNKFTGEISVSIAHDSRIKSDVFAKRAATILAANGIKVNLFDSLRPVPELSFSVRELKCNGGIAITASHNPKQYNGYKVYGPDGCQVTDADATAIIGCVSKVTSFEDIKTVDFDEAIKNGMIKIVSEEVDKPYIEAVKSATIRKELIKEKAKDLKIIYTPIHGTGNVPVRRVLTELGYTGLHVVKEQELPDGNFPTAPYPNPEDPKVFKLALDMAKEISPDIIFGTDPDADRIGVVVKDSKGEYQILSGNQTGVLLTHYILSSLKELNELKDNSVVIKTIVTSEMARKVCEDFNVEIMDVLTGFKYIGEKIGQFEKDGSHTYVFGFEESYGSLIGTHARDKDAVVTAALVCEMTLYYKDKGLSLYDAFIELGKKYGFYQESLVSIELQGKEGQEKISKCLDELRKNPVTEVNGVKVATAYDYKESVEKDVASGKTSAIDLPKSNVLKYVLEDGSWFVVRPSGTEPKMKAYIAVVGNSVEDAKNKVEVFKEKVMAIINKAMA; from the coding sequence ATGGATTATAGAGCTAAATATGATGAATGGATTAATTCATCAATTATTGATGAGGATACTAAAAGTGAATTAAAAGCAATAACAGATGAAAAAGAAATAGAAGATAGATTTTATAAAGATTTAGAGTTTGGTACTGGTGGATTAAGAGGGGTTATCGGTGCTGGAAGTAATAGAATGAATATTTATACAGTAGGATTAGCAACACAAGGTTTTGCTAACTATTTAAATAATAAGTTTACTGGAGAAATATCAGTTAGTATTGCACATGATTCAAGAATTAAAAGTGATGTTTTTGCAAAGAGAGCTGCTACAATCTTAGCTGCAAATGGAATTAAAGTTAATTTATTTGATTCTTTAAGACCAGTACCAGAACTTTCATTCTCAGTTAGAGAATTAAAATGTAATGGTGGTATAGCTATAACTGCTTCTCACAATCCAAAGCAATATAACGGATACAAAGTATATGGACCAGATGGATGCCAAGTTACAGATGCTGATGCAACCGCTATAATAGGTTGTGTTAGTAAAGTTACTTCATTTGAAGATATAAAAACTGTAGACTTTGATGAAGCAATTAAAAACGGAATGATAAAAATTGTTTCAGAAGAAGTTGATAAGCCATATATAGAAGCTGTAAAGAGTGCAACAATAAGAAAAGAATTAATAAAAGAAAAAGCAAAAGATTTAAAAATTATATATACTCCAATCCATGGAACTGGAAATGTACCTGTAAGAAGAGTATTAACTGAACTTGGATATACAGGATTACATGTAGTTAAGGAACAAGAATTACCAGATGGTAACTTCCCAACAGCTCCATATCCAAATCCAGAGGATCCGAAGGTATTTAAATTAGCGTTAGATATGGCTAAAGAAATATCACCAGATATTATATTTGGTACAGACCCAGATGCTGATAGAATTGGTGTTGTTGTAAAAGATTCTAAAGGTGAATATCAAATTCTTTCAGGAAATCAAACAGGGGTTTTATTAACTCACTATATCTTAAGTTCTCTTAAGGAATTAAATGAATTAAAAGATAATTCAGTAGTAATTAAGACAATAGTTACTTCTGAAATGGCTAGAAAAGTTTGTGAAGACTTTAATGTTGAAATCATGGATGTTTTAACTGGATTTAAATATATCGGTGAAAAAATTGGTCAATTTGAAAAAGATGGTTCACACACTTATGTATTTGGATTTGAAGAAAGTTATGGTTCATTAATAGGAACTCATGCTAGAGATAAAGATGCTGTTGTTACAGCTGCATTAGTATGTGAAATGACTTTATATTATAAAGATAAGGGATTAAGCCTTTATGATGCATTTATAGAATTAGGTAAGAAGTATGGATTCTATCAAGAAAGCTTAGTTTCTATAGAGCTTCAAGGAAAAGAAGGTCAAGAGAAGATTTCTAAGTGTTTAGATGAATTAAGAAAAAATCCTGTTACAGAAGTAAATGGAGTTAAAGTAGCTACTGCTTATGATTACAAGGAATCTGTAGAAAAGGATGTAGCTTCAGGAAAAACTAGTGCTATAGATTTACCAAAATCAAATGTATTAAAATATGTTTTAGAAGATGGTTCTTGGTTTGTAGTAAGACCTTCTGGTACTGAACCAAAAATGAAGGCTTATATTGCAGTAGTAGGAAACAGTGTTGAAGATGCAAAGAATAAGGTAGAAGTATTTAAAGAAAAGGTTATGGCAATAATAAATAAAGCTATGGCTTAG
- a CDS encoding O-antigen ligase family protein: protein MKIFKILFPIYLIIFPLFPAEVNRKTLFTEFFLLGILIIYVIGKFVKDSEEFVNEIRSFLKSYLVRVLLIITIFMGISVLYSPDKLLALRDTLRFLVATGLIFIVKNEYSDEFKLSNLIKLIYIPAFLEMIYGIYEKLSGKIDFFTGDIGRIQGTMGHPTILAGYATILFFPLFFVMVNEKNKKWKTFYIIELLSFVVVIFLTQSRSSWLAFGIGALVLCIYYSYKLIILFIIGGGIALLSSDVRERLLGFTNDAGRFNIWKLAVKCYKDHPIIGVGAGNYEAVHPDYVAKYPELNPGEYIYHTHNVYLKMATELGTIGLGLFITAIGFIYGKLVKVYKIAEEYKNLVVGIIISISVFVFVVSIFDNLILSPKIMNYFFIFIGVLFAIEEIKEN, encoded by the coding sequence ATGAAGATTTTTAAGATATTATTTCCTATATATCTTATTATCTTTCCATTGTTTCCAGCAGAAGTAAATAGAAAAACTTTATTTACAGAATTTTTTCTACTGGGAATTTTAATAATATATGTTATAGGGAAATTTGTAAAAGACAGCGAAGAGTTTGTTAATGAAATAAGAAGCTTTCTTAAGAGTTATCTTGTTAGGGTTTTGCTTATAATAACTATATTTATGGGGATTTCTGTTCTATATAGCCCGGATAAATTATTAGCATTAAGAGATACATTAAGGTTTTTAGTTGCAACGGGGCTTATTTTTATTGTTAAGAATGAATATAGTGATGAATTTAAATTAAGTAATCTAATAAAGTTAATATATATTCCAGCATTTCTTGAGATGATTTATGGTATATATGAAAAGCTTAGTGGAAAAATAGACTTTTTTACCGGTGATATTGGAAGAATACAAGGGACGATGGGACATCCTACAATTTTAGCAGGTTATGCAACGATATTATTTTTCCCATTATTTTTTGTAATGGTTAATGAGAAAAATAAGAAGTGGAAAACATTTTACATAATCGAGTTACTTTCTTTTGTGGTAGTCATATTCCTTACTCAATCTAGATCGAGTTGGCTAGCTTTTGGTATAGGAGCTTTAGTACTTTGTATATACTACAGTTATAAATTGATTATTTTATTTATAATTGGTGGTGGAATTGCATTATTAAGTTCAGATGTAAGAGAAAGACTTTTAGGATTTACTAATGATGCCGGAAGGTTTAACATATGGAAACTTGCTGTTAAGTGTTATAAAGATCATCCTATAATAGGAGTAGGTGCAGGAAATTATGAAGCGGTACATCCAGATTATGTTGCAAAATACCCAGAGCTTAATCCTGGTGAATATATATACCATACTCATAATGTATATTTAAAAATGGCAACAGAGCTTGGGACTATAGGCTTAGGTCTATTTATTACTGCAATAGGTTTTATTTATGGAAAGTTAGTAAAAGTTTATAAGATAGCAGAAGAATATAAAAATTTAGTGGTTGGAATAATAATTTCAATATCAGTTTTTGTATTTGTAGTAAGTATTTTTGATAATCTTATTTTATCGCCTAAGATAATGAATTATTTCTTTATTTTCATAGGAGTTTTATTTGCTATTGAGGAAATAAAAGAGAATTAA
- a CDS encoding bifunctional glycosyltransferase/CDP-glycerol:glycerophosphate glycerophosphotransferase, whose product MNKVKVSIIVTIYNAADYLRECLDSLANQTLKEIEVFMINDGSTDESEKIAEEYAINYENFYIVNKEHGGNGQSKNYGVSFAKGEYIAFLSCNDYVSNETYEKLYAMSKDGTVDIVTGNVVRINENEEGASFLHEKVFKETLDDTHITKNTALIYDTFIGNKIFRKEFWDKNDIKFIEHIVDEDIPVVIPAFFNANSTAILSDNVYYWRAEKNSIIGEKMNISEFIDRLYAIEAVDKFVKDNVKDGTCTYIKNNRWINVDFMSYINRLDEVRPKNRGMFVNIIKEYIKEMPDSLFDDLKAIDRIKYYCIKNDQVDILMEAIDFEKTNMDYLEVVRKGNKYIGKFPFKGVPKEYFDMTIELNKSEEVKKISKITYEEGVMNLKGYAYIPRVNLDKSEIVKMSAYLVNIKNGKKVEVNIVNEKKPIITQNYGVRAKDYKLNNRLFNYDWCGYNITIDFNDKDIVELGSGKYNIILNLRVPGIDKDIVLGYPGKGKGANPKPYLWNLNKLLVKYDEEENLIIESTEQLSGITACSFKDESVILEGWFSDKDYDRKLLIIDWKTKVKFSIFAEENKEYIISPMILKKYPNAEGFKVVIDKEMIMNTWGVGSWFFYYYKNGKREPLTGVNILNKRRAIDDINLVRLDISLSGATILRNTKLSTYLDNINIKDGNIRFATVLNKNELDIKGSISKVAIRCVTKKSDKDVVVPGEIIFNGKDILKAIFNLKLADEKGKNLLTANNWSFYIDYESNEEKVSDELYTLENQEYEVINTNNHKYTLNITNKGVLGVKVKLVWSWIDKGPRRREALERYIYPAFRLLPINKKTVLFAEQSISNDDNSPKSLYEYIDKYCPQYKCVWTVKDESKKVSGGAEKVRIGSVKYLYYMATSKFMVNNLSLPEFYEKRKHTVEINTVDRSNISLENKSREYNKSTEMFFINETLNKAIR is encoded by the coding sequence ATGAATAAGGTAAAGGTTAGTATAATTGTTACTATATATAATGCAGCAGATTATTTGAGAGAATGTTTAGACTCCTTGGCTAATCAAACATTAAAAGAAATAGAAGTTTTTATGATTAATGATGGTTCTACTGATGAAAGTGAAAAGATAGCAGAAGAATATGCAATTAATTATGAAAATTTTTATATAGTAAATAAAGAGCATGGTGGTAATGGTCAGTCAAAAAATTATGGAGTATCTTTTGCTAAAGGTGAGTATATAGCATTCTTAAGCTGTAATGATTATGTTTCTAATGAAACTTATGAAAAATTATATGCTATGTCAAAGGACGGTACAGTAGATATAGTTACAGGAAATGTAGTAAGAATTAATGAAAATGAAGAAGGTGCTTCATTTCTTCATGAAAAAGTTTTTAAAGAAACATTAGATGATACACACATAACGAAAAATACGGCTCTTATATATGATACTTTTATTGGAAATAAAATTTTTAGAAAAGAATTTTGGGACAAAAATGACATTAAGTTTATAGAGCATATTGTAGATGAAGATATTCCTGTTGTAATTCCTGCATTTTTTAATGCTAATTCTACAGCAATATTATCAGATAATGTTTACTATTGGAGAGCTGAAAAGAATTCAATAATAGGGGAGAAAATGAATATAAGTGAATTTATTGATAGACTTTATGCTATAGAAGCTGTAGATAAATTTGTAAAAGATAATGTAAAAGATGGAACATGTACTTATATTAAAAATAATAGATGGATTAATGTAGACTTTATGTCTTATATTAATAGATTAGATGAAGTTAGACCAAAAAATAGAGGAATGTTTGTTAATATAATAAAAGAGTATATCAAAGAAATGCCAGATAGTCTTTTTGATGATCTAAAAGCTATAGATAGAATTAAATATTATTGTATAAAAAATGATCAAGTAGATATTCTTATGGAAGCTATAGATTTTGAAAAAACTAATATGGATTATCTTGAAGTAGTAAGAAAAGGCAATAAATATATAGGGAAATTTCCATTCAAAGGTGTTCCTAAGGAATATTTTGATATGACTATTGAATTAAATAAGTCAGAGGAAGTTAAAAAGATAAGTAAAATAACTTATGAAGAAGGAGTTATGAACTTAAAAGGATATGCTTATATTCCAAGAGTAAATTTAGATAAAAGTGAAATTGTAAAAATGTCAGCATATTTAGTTAACATTAAAAACGGGAAAAAGGTAGAAGTTAATATAGTTAATGAAAAGAAACCTATTATAACACAGAATTATGGTGTGAGAGCAAAGGACTATAAACTAAATAATCGTTTATTTAACTATGATTGGTGTGGATACAATATTACTATCGATTTTAATGATAAAGATATTGTGGAATTAGGTTCTGGTAAGTACAATATTATTCTTAACTTAAGAGTGCCAGGTATTGATAAAGATATTGTCTTAGGATATCCAGGTAAAGGCAAAGGGGCTAATCCAAAACCTTATTTATGGAATTTAAATAAGCTATTAGTCAAATATGATGAAGAAGAAAATTTAATTATTGAATCTACTGAACAATTATCAGGGATAACAGCATGTTCATTTAAAGATGAGTCTGTAATTTTAGAAGGATGGTTTAGTGATAAAGATTATGATAGGAAATTATTAATAATTGATTGGAAGACAAAAGTTAAGTTCTCTATTTTTGCTGAGGAAAATAAAGAATATATTATCAGTCCTATGATTCTTAAAAAATATCCAAATGCAGAAGGATTTAAAGTAGTTATAGATAAAGAAATGATTATGAATACTTGGGGCGTTGGTAGCTGGTTCTTCTATTATTATAAAAATGGAAAGAGAGAACCTTTAACTGGTGTAAATATTCTAAATAAGAGAAGAGCAATTGATGATATAAATTTAGTAAGATTAGATATATCTTTATCAGGAGCTACTATATTAAGAAATACTAAATTATCTACTTATTTAGATAATATCAATATTAAAGATGGAAATATAAGATTTGCAACAGTATTGAATAAAAACGAACTAGATATAAAAGGAAGTATATCTAAAGTAGCAATAAGATGTGTTACAAAAAAATCTGATAAGGATGTTGTTGTTCCAGGAGAGATAATTTTCAATGGTAAAGATATTTTAAAGGCTATATTTAACTTGAAATTAGCTGATGAAAAAGGAAAAAATCTACTAACTGCCAACAATTGGAGCTTCTATATAGATTATGAGAGTAATGAAGAAAAAGTATCTGATGAATTATATACTTTAGAAAATCAAGAATATGAAGTTATTAATACTAATAATCATAAATATACTTTAAATATTACCAATAAAGGTGTGCTAGGAGTAAAAGTGAAACTTGTATGGAGTTGGATAGATAAGGGGCCAAGAAGAAGAGAAGCTTTAGAGAGATATATTTATCCTGCATTTAGATTATTGCCAATAAACAAAAAGACAGTGTTATTTGCAGAACAATCTATATCTAATGATGATAATTCACCGAAATCTTTATATGAGTATATAGATAAATATTGTCCACAATATAAGTGTGTATGGACAGTAAAAGATGAAAGTAAAAAGGTAAGTGGAGGGGCAGAAAAAGTTAGAATTGGTAGCGTTAAATATCTATATTATATGGCTACTTCTAAATTTATGGTAAATAACTTAAGTCTCCCAGAGTTTTACGAGAAGAGAAAGCATACTGTTGAGATTAATACAGTAGATAGAAGCAATATTTCTTTAGAAAATAAATCAAGAGAATATAATAAATCTACAGAAATGTTTTTTATTAATGAAACTTTAAATAAAGCTATTAGATAG
- a CDS encoding tetratricopeptide repeat protein, giving the protein MDIKAKFRDKVSKLLFLEMDRDRLKRFFNIDLQEEVYMPLKSSSLYERIEKNQSLEEVNLGFFIEGMFYVLGGDPSFRFNGVYKEILFEDNYIKYIKGIIAKYVKENNLEDAYILIKGLLIVEPSKDNYDKYFYLAKELYFLDKEYKDDILEVVEKTKEIDEYATGYLIEGIIKREEDDFQGALFSLNTYISKGGEETEEVKELMDGLSKVRAYEKGKELLHASPIEALNYLVPLVEDFKDDAILYYYIGKGYRLAERYDLAIEALNMALALDNDLVDVVYEMGLSYACLGDYKTAIEYFRKTFASLKTIEVCTNLIMCYYYLGDIKNAKLHVEIAEKIDSNDEVLKQIKDMLH; this is encoded by the coding sequence ATGGATATAAAAGCTAAATTTAGAGATAAAGTTTCGAAGTTACTATTTTTAGAAATGGATAGAGATAGATTAAAAAGATTCTTTAATATAGACTTACAAGAAGAGGTATATATGCCACTTAAGAGTAGTAGTTTATATGAAAGGATTGAAAAGAATCAGTCTTTAGAAGAGGTTAATTTAGGATTCTTTATAGAAGGAATGTTTTATGTTTTAGGTGGAGATCCTTCATTTAGATTTAATGGGGTTTATAAAGAAATACTATTTGAAGATAACTATATAAAATATATAAAAGGTATAATAGCTAAATATGTTAAGGAAAATAATTTAGAAGATGCTTATATATTAATTAAGGGACTTTTAATAGTGGAACCATCTAAAGATAACTACGATAAGTATTTTTATCTTGCTAAAGAATTATATTTTTTAGATAAAGAGTATAAAGATGATATATTAGAAGTTGTAGAAAAAACAAAAGAAATAGATGAATATGCTACAGGATATCTTATAGAAGGAATTATAAAGAGAGAAGAAGATGATTTCCAAGGGGCATTATTTTCTTTAAACACATATATTTCTAAAGGTGGAGAAGAAACTGAAGAAGTAAAAGAACTTATGGATGGATTATCAAAAGTAAGAGCTTATGAAAAAGGTAAGGAACTTTTACATGCATCTCCAATAGAAGCTCTTAATTACTTAGTTCCTCTTGTAGAAGATTTTAAAGATGATGCAATATTATATTACTATATAGGAAAAGGGTATAGATTAGCTGAGAGATATGATTTAGCTATAGAAGCTCTTAATATGGCATTGGCACTAGACAATGACTTAGTAGATGTAGTTTATGAAATGGGACTATCATATGCTTGTTTAGGAGATTATAAAACAGCAATAGAGTATTTTAGGAAGACTTTTGCTTCATTGAAGACAATAGAAGTTTGCACGAACCTCATAATGTGTTATTATTATTTAGGAGATATAAAAAATGCAAAATTACATGTTGAAATTGCAGAAAAAATTGATTCAAATGATGAAGTGTTGAAACAGATAAAAGATATGTTACATTAG
- a CDS encoding WecB/TagA/CpsF family glycosyltransferase, with protein sequence MFSKIRGFKVFNKDFDSFISYILERTKKEKVHIVSGNPEVLTFGEKDGELNNEFKKDTTVIIPDGIGIVIASKVIGNAVNEKIAGIEVLEKLLSIYEEENKGVFLLGAKEEIIVDTYKSIQIKYPKLNITGYNNGYFDIDNCDDLIEKINKGNPEAIFVAMGCPRQEKFIRKYFDKINCKVFMGVGGAFDVISGKSNRAPRWMINCGLEWLYRVIKEPFRIKRLTVIPKYLLKVIFNNKGEK encoded by the coding sequence ATGTTTAGTAAAATAAGAGGCTTTAAGGTTTTTAATAAAGATTTTGATAGTTTTATATCATACATATTAGAAAGAACTAAAAAGGAAAAGGTACATATAGTTTCAGGAAATCCTGAAGTTTTAACTTTCGGGGAAAAAGATGGAGAACTTAATAATGAGTTTAAAAAAGATACTACAGTAATTATCCCTGATGGTATTGGAATAGTTATTGCTTCAAAAGTTATCGGAAATGCTGTTAATGAAAAAATTGCAGGGATTGAAGTTCTAGAAAAATTACTATCTATTTATGAAGAAGAAAATAAAGGTGTATTCTTACTAGGTGCAAAGGAAGAAATTATAGTAGACACTTATAAAAGTATACAAATTAAGTATCCTAAATTAAATATTACTGGATATAACAATGGATATTTTGATATAGACAATTGTGATGATCTTATAGAGAAAATAAATAAAGGAAATCCTGAAGCTATTTTTGTTGCTATGGGATGTCCAAGACAAGAGAAGTTTATTAGAAAATATTTTGATAAGATAAATTGTAAGGTATTCATGGGTGTCGGTGGGGCCTTTGATGTAATCAGTGGTAAGAGTAATAGAGCACCAAGATGGATGATAAACTGTGGTCTTGAATGGCTATATAGAGTGATAAAAGAACCATTTAGAATAAAAAGATTAACTGTAATTCCTAAATATCTTTTAAAAGTTATTTTTAATAATAAGGGGGAGAAATAA
- a CDS encoding VanZ family protein, giving the protein MKKGIMIIICITIVGFIFYNSSQTGDSSNDRSRGVMQKIIESDYISSSFDGVNKDKLNKLFRKCAHVAEYCLLAFVLGIVFQVLKVNNGKYIIHILFAILLIAVLDEFYQMYIPGRNSNVLDVLIDFSGGVIGITIFSIIKKIIFLLCRGFRRNGNKKIRSLRK; this is encoded by the coding sequence ATGAAGAAGGGGATAATGATTATAATATGTATAACAATTGTAGGTTTTATTTTTTATAATTCTAGCCAAACTGGAGATAGCTCTAACGATAGAAGTAGGGGAGTAATGCAAAAAATAATTGAAAGTGATTATATAAGTTCATCTTTTGATGGAGTTAATAAGGATAAATTAAATAAATTATTTAGAAAGTGTGCTCATGTCGCAGAATATTGTTTATTAGCTTTTGTTTTAGGAATAGTTTTTCAAGTACTTAAAGTTAATAATGGGAAATATATAATTCATATATTATTTGCTATATTACTTATAGCAGTGTTAGATGAATTTTATCAAATGTATATTCCAGGAAGAAATTCTAATGTATTAGATGTTTTAATTGATTTTTCTGGAGGGGTAATAGGTATAACTATATTTAGTATTATTAAAAAAATTATATTTTTACTATGCAGAGGATTTAGAAGAAATGGTAATAAGAAAATACGTTCTTTGCGTAAATAG
- a CDS encoding LCP family protein: MARSDRYKEKVKKKMSTGKKVAISIGSIVLVMVLLCGGIFAYGYNKFSKMKQVKLSDKAEDIGISKETEDMIKDKNEVRNILITGIDHDEDATDTMMIVTIDNSEQKIKLASIYRDTYIKDTPEGQVPKLNYAHKYGGIQNTVKVINESFKIDIRDYVNVDYEGFFKIVDIVGGVELDVPAEDIYAINNKIDYICSKDFKDVTPSKNYLKKGGKQQLNTIQTMAFLRYRTSSGDYARTDRNREFIDSMLKKLSSAGLNKMLEVYDTVAPYVETTLSMKDLISIGTSVASFGGKEIEQAAFPYDAETIFVDGWNYFGWDEESNIEKIHQFIYE, translated from the coding sequence ATGGCAAGATCTGATAGATATAAAGAAAAAGTAAAGAAGAAGATGTCTACAGGTAAAAAAGTAGCTATTTCTATAGGAAGTATAGTTTTAGTGATGGTATTGTTATGTGGTGGTATTTTTGCATATGGATATAACAAGTTTTCGAAAATGAAGCAAGTAAAGCTTAGTGATAAGGCAGAAGATATTGGAATAAGCAAAGAAACAGAAGATATGATAAAAGATAAAAATGAGGTTAGAAATATACTTATAACGGGAATTGATCATGACGAAGATGCTACAGATACTATGATGATTGTTACTATTGATAATAGTGAGCAAAAGATAAAGTTAGCATCTATTTATAGAGATACATATATAAAGGATACACCAGAAGGACAAGTACCAAAGCTTAATTATGCTCATAAATATGGTGGAATTCAAAATACAGTTAAAGTAATTAATGAAAGTTTCAAGATAGATATAAGAGATTACGTTAATGTTGATTATGAAGGATTTTTTAAGATAGTTGACATTGTTGGTGGTGTTGAATTAGATGTTCCAGCAGAAGATATATATGCTATTAATAATAAAATAGATTATATATGTAGCAAAGATTTCAAAGATGTTACACCATCTAAAAATTACTTAAAAAAAGGTGGAAAACAACAGTTAAATACTATTCAAACAATGGCATTTTTAAGATATAGAACTAGTTCAGGAGATTATGCTAGAACTGATAGAAATAGAGAATTTATCGATTCTATGTTAAAGAAACTTAGCAGTGCTGGTTTAAATAAGATGTTGGAAGTTTATGATACTGTTGCACCTTATGTTGAAACAACTTTATCAATGAAAGATTTAATTAGTATTGGTACATCAGTTGCGTCTTTTGGAGGCAAAGAGATTGAACAAGCTGCATTTCCATATGATGCAGAAACAATATTTGTTGATGGTTGGAATTATTTCGGATGGGATGAAGAGAGCAATATAGAGAAAATTCATCAATTTATCTATGAATAG